A part of Kitasatospora acidiphila genomic DNA contains:
- a CDS encoding restriction endonuclease: MARRRSRLRKPHGTTEYIAAAVFAAAVLSWLFEAAKAAFEAAARHWPVLVALAVACAAIGAAVWARSRRAARLRTERLAMMRLTLAQIDAMGDQDFEFALRDLLVRDGWKARKVGQQGDQAADVIGQHPDLGRIVLQAKHTKVRAKVGSQVMYQVKGTAGPAHGANIAVVVTNGAFTRDAAAWGNKHHVHWVDRDRLRAWAEHGIALHDLLRLPAATPKRQLRRSAA, from the coding sequence ATGGCCAGGAGGCGGTCACGGCTGCGCAAGCCGCACGGAACCACCGAGTACATCGCCGCCGCGGTCTTCGCCGCCGCCGTGCTCTCCTGGCTGTTCGAGGCCGCCAAGGCGGCATTTGAGGCCGCCGCCCGCCACTGGCCCGTACTCGTCGCCCTCGCCGTGGCGTGCGCCGCCATCGGCGCGGCGGTCTGGGCGCGCAGCAGGCGGGCCGCCCGACTCCGCACAGAGCGACTGGCCATGATGCGGCTCACCCTCGCCCAGATCGACGCCATGGGTGACCAGGACTTCGAGTTCGCGCTACGGGACCTGCTGGTGCGCGACGGCTGGAAGGCACGCAAGGTCGGGCAGCAGGGCGACCAAGCCGCCGATGTCATTGGCCAGCACCCCGACCTCGGCCGGATCGTCCTGCAGGCCAAGCACACCAAAGTCCGTGCCAAGGTCGGCTCCCAGGTGATGTACCAGGTCAAGGGCACCGCCGGCCCCGCGCACGGCGCCAACATAGCCGTCGTGGTGACCAATGGCGCGTTCACCCGCGACGCCGCCGCCTGGGGAAACAAGCACCACGTCCACTGGGTCGACCGCGACCGGCTGCGGGCCTGGGCCGAGCACGGCATCGCCCTGCACGACCTGCTGCGGCTGCCCGCCGCCACCCCGAAGCGCCAGCTTCGCCGCTCGGCAGCCTGA
- a CDS encoding restriction endonuclease yields MVGDDATWDWIWKLALGCLVGWVALKMLWRWLSTTVWHWLSAGVWQWLTSDLWGWIASHPVWSALIGLPIAAIAVATLRGRSGTSGYVYFDDDEDLEEEPEVITFRMHQLAAMTPTGFEQACADLLVRDGFHPVRRSGGAGDLGADVIAWDSYGRKIVVQCKRYKKPVGNEEVQRFNGTARPEHGADVPIMVGLNGFTVPAQKFAARHNITLVDQDALQDWAHGKDLHDIISDDLTAA; encoded by the coding sequence ATGGTGGGTGACGACGCAACGTGGGACTGGATCTGGAAGCTCGCACTGGGCTGCCTGGTCGGCTGGGTGGCCCTCAAGATGCTGTGGCGCTGGCTTTCCACGACCGTCTGGCACTGGCTCAGCGCAGGCGTGTGGCAGTGGCTCACCTCGGATCTGTGGGGGTGGATCGCCAGCCACCCGGTGTGGTCGGCCCTCATCGGCCTGCCGATCGCCGCGATCGCCGTCGCCACCCTCAGGGGCCGGTCTGGCACGAGCGGGTACGTGTACTTCGACGATGACGAAGACCTCGAGGAGGAGCCCGAGGTCATCACCTTCCGGATGCACCAGCTGGCGGCTATGACCCCGACCGGGTTCGAGCAGGCGTGCGCCGATCTGCTGGTCCGGGATGGCTTCCACCCGGTGCGCCGGTCCGGCGGCGCCGGCGACCTCGGGGCCGACGTCATCGCCTGGGACTCCTACGGTCGCAAGATCGTCGTGCAGTGCAAGCGGTACAAGAAGCCGGTCGGAAACGAGGAAGTCCAACGCTTCAACGGCACCGCACGGCCCGAGCACGGCGCCGACGTTCCCATCATGGTCGGGCTCAACGGCTTCACCGTCCCGGCCCAGAAGTTCGCCGCCCGCCACAACATCACGTTGGTCGACCAGGACGCTCTGCAGGATTGGGCTCACGGCAAGGACCTGCACGACATCATCAGCGACGACCTCACAGCAGCCTGA
- a CDS encoding GNAT family N-acetyltransferase, with product MIDKMYLDTDRTWRGRTISVRPSRWYASVVLDRDGYVDTLNARNEESQLPEAFLEAVQRFNDSGCDRIWYDGYTGGFLSGHGARGVTLYTPFTHVQPAREALRAAEIDHDYTALHDLAEQLALPIDNWLAPGERQLLRGTDFLPLPALFLRFLRAQAGRRGLRLNGRAEAGSVWVRPTLDPYEKTIRERHPERHPGWVDRWSDHVDPDDTPWRPWVGGRDQDLSRGALPVTFLSVTLPETDKCPCGFSRANVEHDDVHRERHSEWAFGIRVPKNAVWGDDLVVVTSQSPIAWRRLAERMGQLPRRESNYDFNSWSHVGEPEETPERFRAYLLRVDDHVVGYLAAHDTDRHRWWDLGERSKYGERNDAVRPRIDMIWTAETYRRHGVGKILVQALAKDSGCEVEDVSWSSPVSDDGRLLALRLSPGGVWVS from the coding sequence TTGATCGACAAGATGTACCTTGACACCGACCGCACCTGGCGGGGGCGGACGATCAGTGTCCGACCCTCGCGCTGGTACGCCTCGGTCGTACTCGACCGCGACGGCTACGTCGATACCCTGAACGCCCGCAACGAAGAGTCCCAGCTTCCCGAAGCCTTTCTCGAGGCCGTGCAGCGCTTCAACGACAGCGGGTGCGACCGGATCTGGTACGACGGCTACACGGGCGGTTTCTTGTCGGGCCATGGCGCACGCGGCGTCACCCTGTACACGCCCTTCACTCACGTCCAACCCGCTCGCGAAGCACTGCGCGCCGCCGAAATCGACCACGACTACACCGCGCTGCACGACCTCGCCGAGCAGTTGGCGCTGCCCATCGACAACTGGCTCGCCCCCGGCGAGCGGCAGTTGCTTCGCGGCACCGATTTCCTCCCGCTGCCCGCTCTGTTCCTACGCTTCCTGCGGGCCCAGGCTGGCCGACGCGGCCTACGCCTCAACGGCCGCGCCGAGGCCGGAAGCGTGTGGGTGCGCCCCACGCTGGATCCGTATGAGAAGACGATCCGCGAGCGCCACCCGGAGCGGCACCCCGGGTGGGTCGACCGATGGAGTGACCACGTCGACCCGGACGACACGCCGTGGCGCCCCTGGGTCGGCGGAAGGGATCAGGACCTCAGCCGAGGTGCACTACCAGTGACGTTCCTGTCGGTCACGCTACCGGAGACCGACAAGTGCCCTTGCGGCTTCTCCCGAGCCAACGTGGAACACGATGACGTCCATCGCGAGCGTCACTCGGAGTGGGCGTTCGGCATCCGAGTGCCGAAGAACGCCGTTTGGGGCGACGACCTGGTCGTGGTGACCTCGCAGTCGCCGATCGCCTGGAGGCGGCTGGCGGAGCGCATGGGACAGTTGCCGCGGCGGGAGAGTAACTACGACTTCAACTCATGGTCACACGTCGGCGAGCCGGAGGAGACCCCGGAGCGGTTCCGGGCGTACCTGCTGCGCGTGGACGACCACGTCGTCGGCTACCTCGCCGCGCACGACACCGACCGTCACAGGTGGTGGGACCTGGGCGAGCGGTCGAAGTACGGCGAACGCAACGACGCCGTTCGACCGCGCATCGACATGATCTGGACGGCCGAGACCTACCGCCGCCACGGCGTCGGCAAGATCCTCGTCCAAGCCCTCGCAAAGGACTCCGGGTGTGAGGTCGAGGACGTTTCGTGGTCGAGCCCTGTCAGCGACGACGGCCGGCTGCTCGCCCTTCGCCTGTCCCCCGGCGGCGTCTGGGTCAGCTGA
- a CDS encoding NRDE family protein translates to MDPDSPVPVLLLAVRDEYTDRQWLPPGRHWPFQPNVTGGLDLEAGGTWLAVNPGGEPGPGPMAACLLNGFGPSVPRQRRLSRGELPLIAASGRRIDKLGCYDPFHLILARPSGARVISWDGSTLEDQELPAGRVSCSTTAWTG, encoded by the coding sequence ATCGACCCGGACTCGCCGGTGCCGGTCCTCCTGCTCGCCGTCCGGGACGAGTACACCGACCGCCAGTGGCTGCCGCCTGGCCGTCACTGGCCGTTCCAGCCCAACGTCACCGGCGGCCTGGACCTGGAGGCGGGCGGAACCTGGCTCGCCGTCAACCCGGGTGGTGAGCCGGGGCCCGGGCCGATGGCGGCCTGCCTGCTCAACGGCTTCGGCCCGAGCGTTCCCCGGCAGCGGCGGTTGTCCCGGGGTGAGCTCCCGCTGATCGCCGCCAGCGGCCGGAGGATCGACAAGCTGGGGTGCTACGACCCGTTCCACCTGATCCTGGCCCGCCCCAGCGGGGCACGGGTGATCAGCTGGGACGGCAGCACCCTGGAAGATCAGGAGCTGCCAGCAGGTCGAGTGTCGTGCTCAACGACGGCTTGGACGGGCTGA
- a CDS encoding NUDIX domain-containing protein, with protein MTWQQHARATVLTAPRLAIHLDQVTQPDGQRGEVWVTEQPDGALTVPVDDRGRVGMVRSVTYVHGEVVTPPGGQIEPGESPMEAGQRELIEEAGITARDWTALGSVALMTRNTARLHFFLARGLALGEQQLTASETGMTLEWWDLPEAVEAAYDGRLTLSGASLGILMAARHLETSRQL; from the coding sequence GTGACCTGGCAACAGCACGCCCGCGCGACGGTCCTCACCGCCCCGCGCCTGGCCATTCACCTCGACCAGGTCACCCAGCCCGACGGGCAGCGCGGCGAGGTGTGGGTCACCGAACAGCCCGACGGTGCTTTGACCGTCCCGGTGGACGACCGCGGACGGGTCGGCATGGTCCGTTCCGTCACCTACGTGCACGGCGAGGTCGTCACCCCGCCGGGTGGTCAAATCGAGCCCGGCGAGAGCCCCATGGAGGCCGGGCAACGCGAACTCATCGAAGAGGCCGGGATCACCGCCCGGGACTGGACGGCGCTGGGCAGCGTCGCCCTGATGACCCGCAACACAGCCCGCCTGCACTTCTTCCTGGCGCGCGGCCTCGCCCTCGGCGAGCAGCAGCTGACCGCCTCGGAGACCGGCATGACCCTGGAATGGTGGGACCTGCCGGAAGCGGTTGAAGCCGCATACGACGGCCGACTGACCCTGTCCGGCGCGTCGTTGGGAATCCTCATGGCGGCCCGCCACCTTGAGACCAGCCGACAGCTGTAG
- a CDS encoding NUDIX hydrolase codes for MAQTWMPREEFVQTLPPALHGCGVLLFDPEGRLLLVHDSYNAGRAAKGWPQRWWATGGLLEKGEAPVDGARRELMEETGLQPAGPLVPIGVEFLPPAEGWPPVTT; via the coding sequence ATGGCGCAGACCTGGATGCCCCGCGAGGAGTTCGTCCAGACACTGCCCCCGGCCCTGCACGGCTGCGGTGTGCTGCTGTTCGACCCCGAGGGGCGGCTGCTCCTCGTTCACGACTCCTACAACGCCGGCCGGGCCGCCAAGGGCTGGCCGCAGCGCTGGTGGGCAACGGGCGGGCTCCTCGAAAAGGGCGAGGCCCCCGTGGACGGGGCCCGGCGAGAACTCATGGAGGAGACCGGTCTCCAGCCGGCCGGGCCGCTGGTCCCGATCGGCGTGGAGTTCCTGCCGCCGGCCGAGGGCTGGCCGCCCGTCACCACCTAA
- a CDS encoding aldo/keto reductase yields the protein MNTITIAGKKVPRLGLGTMRLTGPGTWGYPADLVGVVGLLRTAVDGFGVLHIDTADAYGPHTVEDLIRRALHPYPEQLLLATKVGMVRPAPNVWRPLGRPEYLRAAVEGSLRRLRIKQIDLCYLHRVDPTVPLVDQVGELEQLRQEGKIGYVGLSKVTPEQIREAGEVVTVAAVQNCLNIEEPDDPALAYCLANSIPYVPYRPLNAGQALDPAGALRWLLDLGPQVAPIPGTSDPAHLRALFAPAT from the coding sequence GTGAACACGATCACCATCGCGGGCAAGAAGGTCCCCCGCCTGGGCCTGGGCACCATGCGTCTGACCGGTCCCGGAACTTGGGGCTACCCGGCTGACCTGGTCGGCGTCGTAGGGCTGCTGCGCACGGCCGTTGATGGCTTCGGTGTCCTCCACATCGACACCGCCGATGCCTACGGCCCACACACCGTCGAAGACCTGATCCGCCGTGCGCTTCACCCCTATCCGGAGCAGCTGTTGCTCGCCACGAAGGTGGGCATGGTGAGGCCCGCACCGAACGTCTGGCGTCCGCTGGGCCGCCCCGAGTATCTGCGCGCCGCTGTCGAGGGGTCGCTCCGCCGCCTGAGGATCAAGCAGATCGACCTGTGCTACCTGCACCGCGTGGACCCGACGGTGCCGCTGGTCGACCAGGTCGGGGAACTGGAGCAGCTACGGCAGGAGGGGAAGATCGGATACGTCGGCCTGTCCAAGGTGACACCCGAGCAGATCCGCGAGGCCGGCGAGGTGGTGACGGTCGCTGCCGTGCAGAACTGCCTGAACATCGAGGAGCCCGACGACCCGGCGCTGGCGTACTGCCTGGCCAACAGCATCCCGTACGTGCCGTACCGGCCGCTGAACGCCGGGCAGGCGCTCGACCCGGCCGGGGCGCTACGGTGGCTGCTGGACCTTGGCCCGCAGGTCGCGCCGATCCCTGGTACCTCCGACCCCGCCCACCTGCGCGCGCTTTTCGCGCCGGCGACCTGA
- a CDS encoding AAA family ATPase, which yields MVTPLRLYIAGTHSSGKTTLARRIEMELRATGITVARTGGFAKRAADLGFPKMTRHTAQSTAWIISATSAAILEAELAADVVIVDRTQYDAVAYYLAALQHRGEHPDSEALSRLTGLAQLTCPRPTAFLATVLDPQLPLTVHPGKDPDWTDAAFRQGVDEQLHRTLNAHTVAHIPVPATGHAAAVEAAVETIVTAWAAGVAA from the coding sequence GTGGTGACACCCCTTCGCCTCTACATCGCCGGAACGCACTCGTCCGGCAAGACCACCCTCGCCCGGCGCATCGAGATGGAACTGCGCGCCACCGGCATCACCGTGGCCCGCACCGGGGGCTTCGCCAAGCGGGCCGCCGACCTCGGCTTCCCGAAGATGACCCGGCACACTGCCCAGTCCACCGCCTGGATCATCAGCGCGACCTCGGCCGCCATCCTGGAGGCCGAACTCGCCGCTGACGTCGTGATCGTGGACCGCACCCAGTACGACGCCGTCGCCTACTACCTGGCCGCCCTCCAGCACCGCGGCGAGCACCCCGACTCCGAGGCGCTGTCGCGCCTGACCGGCCTGGCGCAGCTGACCTGCCCTCGCCCGACGGCGTTCCTCGCCACCGTCCTCGACCCGCAGCTCCCGTTGACCGTCCACCCGGGCAAGGACCCCGACTGGACCGACGCCGCGTTCCGCCAGGGCGTGGATGAGCAACTGCACCGGACGCTGAACGCGCACACCGTGGCGCATATCCCGGTGCCGGCCACCGGTCACGCCGCCGCCGTTGAAGCGGCGGTCGAGACGATCGTCACCGCCTGGGCGGCCGGGGTTGCCGCGTGA
- a CDS encoding 3'-5' exonuclease — protein sequence MDYGTWPRLLVVDVEGNGAQPPDLVEIAAIPVETGSPVPASARSILLRPPHPITPFATRVHRITNQDVATAPTWEQVGDRVHADLEGAWIAAHAAHVDYGVLLRHMPTWQPAGVLDTLRLARATYPKAGKYSLDALIELTGIDLAAVPGQRHRAGFDAHATALLLLDLATHYDTWDALVAAAVPPGMPGAPLPATPDSEEQTLW from the coding sequence ATGGACTACGGCACCTGGCCCCGCCTCCTCGTCGTGGACGTGGAGGGCAACGGCGCACAGCCGCCGGACCTGGTCGAGATCGCGGCGATCCCCGTCGAGACGGGGAGCCCGGTGCCGGCGTCCGCCCGCTCCATCCTGCTGCGTCCGCCGCACCCGATCACGCCGTTCGCCACCCGGGTGCACCGCATCACCAACCAGGACGTGGCTACCGCCCCGACCTGGGAGCAGGTGGGGGATCGGGTGCACGCCGACTTGGAGGGCGCGTGGATCGCCGCGCACGCTGCCCATGTGGACTACGGCGTGCTGCTGCGGCACATGCCCACCTGGCAGCCGGCCGGGGTACTGGACACCCTGCGGCTGGCCCGGGCGACCTACCCGAAGGCCGGAAAGTACAGCCTCGACGCGCTGATCGAGCTGACCGGCATCGACCTGGCCGCCGTCCCCGGCCAGCGCCACCGCGCGGGCTTCGACGCCCACGCCACCGCGCTGCTTCTGCTCGACCTCGCCACGCACTACGACACCTGGGACGCGCTGGTCGCCGCCGCCGTCCCGCCCGGAATGCCCGGCGCCCCCCTGCCCGCTACACCCGACTCGGAGGAACAGACCCTGTGGTGA
- a CDS encoding radical SAM protein, which produces MTTAAPRARRQLPILTADQIAQLKPELAEIIEYRKSGLSLNHIVGCPLDCGYCVRHLFDNFELKTPRALMSDEAAVALLTGHRYFRPHRTPIQIFNRATDPMLPVVKPHTFNTLRLLDGQELTNHVLIITRWRVSPEDCQVLNSFRHIRLTVLVTHSGIEHPSIEPVDSAIAAASLQTLHRHAERYRTVLYWRPIVPGLNDSDERIQRALELSRHADATVFTGLFFRNEIAAYYESHGLPMPYEDTARRKIMPEESERRILAAFHRPDDQGEPYGPLFRKTSCGVAYAHKVPDYNGHYGIQELCDICPVAQLGLCHDVWQAPTVEEATEQARALGAIGDVEVNERAIIVSGLNEPPRYFLQHGFGYQVHDRDKPHHHRRHGRADIGWPAPQ; this is translated from the coding sequence ATGACGACCGCCGCCCCCAGGGCCCGGCGCCAGCTCCCGATCCTGACCGCCGATCAGATCGCCCAGCTCAAGCCGGAGCTGGCCGAGATCATCGAGTACCGCAAGTCCGGCCTGTCCCTCAACCACATCGTCGGCTGCCCGCTGGACTGCGGCTACTGCGTGCGCCACCTGTTCGACAACTTCGAGCTGAAGACGCCCCGGGCGCTGATGAGCGACGAGGCCGCAGTCGCCCTACTGACCGGGCACCGGTACTTCCGCCCCCACCGCACGCCGATCCAGATCTTCAACCGGGCGACGGACCCGATGCTGCCCGTGGTCAAGCCGCACACGTTCAACACGCTGCGGCTGCTGGACGGGCAGGAGCTGACCAACCACGTGCTGATCATCACCCGCTGGCGGGTCAGCCCCGAGGACTGCCAGGTCCTCAACTCCTTCCGCCACATCCGTTTGACGGTCCTGGTCACCCACTCCGGCATCGAGCACCCCAGCATCGAGCCGGTGGACTCCGCCATCGCCGCCGCCAGCCTTCAGACCCTCCACCGGCACGCCGAGCGCTACCGCACGGTGCTCTACTGGCGGCCGATCGTGCCAGGGCTCAACGACTCCGACGAGCGCATCCAGCGGGCGCTGGAGTTGTCGCGGCACGCCGACGCCACGGTGTTCACGGGCCTGTTCTTCCGCAATGAGATCGCCGCCTACTACGAGTCCCACGGCCTGCCGATGCCGTATGAGGACACCGCCCGCCGCAAGATCATGCCGGAGGAATCCGAGCGGCGGATCCTCGCCGCCTTCCACCGCCCCGATGACCAGGGCGAGCCGTACGGGCCCCTGTTCCGCAAGACCAGCTGCGGGGTCGCCTACGCCCACAAGGTGCCCGACTACAACGGCCACTACGGCATCCAGGAGCTCTGCGACATCTGCCCGGTCGCGCAGCTGGGACTGTGCCACGACGTCTGGCAGGCGCCCACCGTCGAGGAGGCCACCGAGCAGGCCCGTGCTCTCGGAGCGATCGGCGACGTTGAGGTGAACGAACGCGCCATCATCGTCTCGGGCTTGAACGAGCCGCCGCGCTACTTCCTGCAGCACGGCTTCGGCTACCAGGTCCACGACCGTGACAAGCCGCACCACCACCGCAGGCACGGCCGCGCCGACATCGGCTGGCCGGCCCCCCAGTAA
- a CDS encoding nucleoside-diphosphate kinase, which produces MRQDPMREVDWSRWSVVLLKPDCLRRGLSDRVLARLEPAARIVHRRRVVVEDWQIHVHYWDLLVDRDLFDVDVPGCLRATYVGQPVEVALAHGEPGTPERLRDLLGHFDPRQAEPGTIRADLGTDSLTAARAEQRLVENLIHTSDHSRAARRDFGTWFGAGQHQLLDIKEDHR; this is translated from the coding sequence GTGAGGCAGGACCCGATGCGCGAGGTGGACTGGTCGCGCTGGAGCGTTGTGCTCCTCAAGCCGGACTGCCTGCGGCGCGGTCTGAGTGACCGGGTGCTGGCCCGGCTGGAGCCGGCCGCGCGGATCGTGCACCGGCGGCGGGTCGTCGTGGAGGACTGGCAGATCCACGTCCACTACTGGGACCTGCTGGTCGATCGGGACCTGTTCGACGTGGACGTGCCCGGCTGCCTGCGCGCCACCTACGTGGGGCAGCCGGTGGAGGTGGCGCTCGCCCACGGCGAGCCGGGCACCCCCGAGCGGCTGCGCGACCTGCTCGGGCACTTCGACCCCCGCCAGGCCGAGCCGGGCACCATTCGCGCTGATCTGGGCACCGACAGCCTCACCGCCGCCCGCGCCGAGCAGCGCCTGGTGGAGAACCTGATCCACACCTCCGACCATTCGCGCGCCGCGCGTCGGGACTTCGGGACGTGGTTCGGCGCCGGCCAGCACCAGTTACTCGACATCAAGGAGGACCACCGATGA
- a CDS encoding thymidylate synthase: protein MIAPAVFLSFQHAYAAVLRHVTENNEHVNTARGNDSHEVLGASFRLTDPRQRALFLTSRPVNPVYHYAEALWYLGGLRNLDLIGHYASRRRADSRDGTTIEGSAYGARIFAARPDGAPSEFDRALELLKAEKDSKRAYLPVFEARDLDEIGHPDLPCLVGLQLLARDGYLHMIAYMRANDANRGMVCDVYSFTLIQEFAAAQLGLRLGSYTHHVGSMHVGVRDLERAGRVLEETAASPRAMPLFAAPVMPAHTTWKHIRTVLEHEELLRTNQVQYTPADIAGLDLPLYWRRVLLLFEAHRQVVNCPTEPVDRQLLEALEPGARWQFERRWPTRVATEEVR, encoded by the coding sequence GTGATAGCACCTGCCGTCTTCCTCTCGTTCCAGCACGCCTACGCTGCCGTCCTGCGGCACGTCACCGAGAACAACGAGCACGTCAACACCGCCCGCGGGAACGACAGTCACGAGGTCCTCGGTGCGAGCTTCCGGCTCACCGACCCCCGGCAGCGGGCCCTGTTCCTGACGAGCCGGCCGGTCAACCCGGTCTACCACTACGCGGAGGCGCTCTGGTACTTGGGCGGCCTGCGGAACCTGGACCTGATCGGGCACTACGCCTCCCGCCGACGGGCGGACTCGCGCGACGGCACGACCATTGAGGGTTCGGCCTACGGCGCGCGGATCTTCGCCGCCCGGCCCGACGGCGCCCCTTCCGAGTTCGACCGGGCGTTGGAGCTGCTGAAGGCCGAGAAGGACAGCAAGCGCGCGTACTTGCCGGTGTTCGAGGCCCGCGACCTGGATGAGATCGGTCATCCCGACCTGCCGTGCCTGGTCGGACTCCAGTTGCTGGCGCGCGACGGCTACCTGCACATGATCGCCTACATGCGCGCCAACGACGCCAACCGGGGCATGGTTTGCGACGTCTACAGCTTCACCCTGATCCAGGAGTTCGCCGCTGCCCAGCTCGGCCTGCGCCTGGGCTCCTACACCCACCACGTGGGGTCGATGCACGTCGGCGTCCGCGACCTGGAACGCGCCGGCAGGGTGCTGGAGGAGACCGCGGCCAGCCCCAGGGCCATGCCGCTGTTCGCGGCCCCGGTGATGCCCGCCCACACCACCTGGAAGCACATCCGGACCGTGCTGGAGCACGAGGAGCTGCTGCGCACCAACCAGGTCCAGTACACCCCGGCCGACATCGCCGGGCTGGACCTGCCTCTGTACTGGCGGCGGGTGCTGCTGCTCTTCGAGGCGCACCGTCAGGTGGTCAACTGCCCGACCGAACCCGTTGATCGGCAGCTGCTCGAAGCGCTGGAGCCGGGCGCCCGCTGGCAGTTCGAGCGCCGCTGGCCCACCCGGGTCGCCACCGAGGAGGTCAGGTGA
- a CDS encoding ATP-binding protein yields the protein MSQALLPRSTLQLAERPNAVRLARLHATDVLSRWGVPSDVVGTVELLVSELVTNAVRHSEKSKQLASVPVHTFELTPELVDGAIRLLVWDRDGRPPVLKQVGVEAVSGRGIFIVAAMSTRWGHYPANGGVGKVVWAGGGPHCHQRAADEGGRQSPGGVDGAPVSPNVVGRVLLGMRGLRVGAT from the coding sequence GTGTCCCAGGCGTTACTCCCGCGTTCCACACTGCAGCTGGCCGAGAGGCCGAACGCTGTCCGTCTGGCTCGACTGCACGCGACGGATGTCTTGTCGCGTTGGGGCGTGCCCTCAGATGTCGTGGGGACGGTCGAGCTCCTCGTGTCGGAGCTGGTCACGAACGCCGTACGGCATTCCGAGAAGAGCAAGCAGCTGGCCTCGGTCCCGGTGCACACGTTCGAGCTCACCCCGGAGCTTGTCGACGGTGCGATCAGGCTGTTGGTATGGGACCGGGATGGTCGGCCCCCGGTGCTGAAGCAGGTCGGCGTCGAAGCGGTTAGCGGTCGCGGGATCTTCATCGTTGCGGCGATGAGTACCCGGTGGGGGCATTACCCGGCGAACGGGGGAGTCGGGAAGGTCGTTTGGGCGGGAGGTGGCCCTCACTGCCATCAGCGGGCCGCCGACGAGGGCGGGCGCCAGTCTCCGGGCGGCGTCGACGGAGCGCCGGTCAGTCCGAATGTGGTGGGCCGCGTCCTTCTCGGTATGAGGGGGCTTCGAGTTGGAGCCACCTGA
- a CDS encoding NAD(P)-dependent oxidoreductase, with product MSSVITVLHPGQMGAAVAHQLRLAGHDVLWVTEGRSAATANRAAAAGLRPASRLGEALAGSDIVFSICPPAAAEDLAAQVAAVGFGGVYVEANAVSPGTVATIKGILKPTGAALVDGSIIGPLPGGGVGARLYLAGGEQHAEAVAALFAGTLVSARVLDREPGAASALKMAFAAYQKSARTLAAVAHALADDHGVSDELLAEAASMPSDILLDREYLRSVAPRAWRWGPEMQEIARTLREAGLPDDLALAASRTLAHWATLKDTDRPPLTRVLAALHRQPS from the coding sequence ATGAGCAGCGTGATCACCGTCCTGCACCCGGGGCAGATGGGAGCGGCGGTCGCCCACCAGCTCCGCCTGGCCGGCCACGACGTCCTCTGGGTGACCGAGGGTCGGAGCGCAGCGACAGCGAACCGCGCCGCGGCGGCGGGGCTGCGGCCGGCCAGCCGCCTGGGCGAAGCGCTGGCCGGCAGTGACATCGTGTTCAGCATCTGCCCACCCGCTGCGGCCGAGGACCTGGCGGCACAGGTCGCGGCGGTCGGCTTCGGCGGGGTGTATGTGGAGGCGAACGCGGTGAGCCCCGGCACCGTGGCGACGATCAAGGGGATCCTGAAGCCGACCGGGGCTGCTCTGGTGGACGGGTCCATCATCGGCCCGCTGCCGGGTGGAGGTGTCGGTGCCCGCCTGTACCTGGCCGGTGGTGAGCAGCACGCCGAGGCGGTCGCCGCCCTGTTCGCCGGAACCCTGGTGTCCGCTCGCGTCCTCGACCGGGAACCGGGAGCCGCATCGGCTCTGAAGATGGCGTTCGCGGCCTACCAGAAGTCCGCCCGGACCCTGGCGGCTGTGGCCCACGCGCTCGCTGACGACCACGGGGTCAGCGATGAACTCCTGGCGGAGGCAGCATCGATGCCGTCCGACATTCTGCTGGACCGCGAGTACCTGCGGTCCGTGGCACCGCGGGCGTGGCGCTGGGGGCCCGAGATGCAGGAGATCGCTCGCACCCTTCGTGAGGCAGGCCTCCCGGACGACCTTGCTCTGGCCGCTTCCAGGACGCTGGCCCACTGGGCGACCCTCAAGGACACCGATCGGCCGCCGTTGACCAGGGTGCTCGCCGCGCTGCACCGCCAGCCCTCGTAG